From the Cloeon dipterum chromosome 4, ieCloDipt1.1, whole genome shotgun sequence genome, the window atacgtgtaaaattgttacaaataaatttgatttcagtgaatatttaaatgtattttgaaaaatcgcaacttgtttattttttctggttttgtaagttaaaaaaacttaacaaTCATTAAAAGCTCAGCTCTTCTTCCTAATTTTTGCGTCTAAAGGAGATAATATAGTCGCTAAAATTTCTTAGAAGGTGAACACGcaccttttaataaaaataataatcgatATAAGGTTGGATAAAAGCTGACAATTTTCCACAGGAGTAGATAACTCCACGCCTGAAGTcacaattttaactaattttaaatcgaaaagtagcagaatttaacaaaaatttcacatgTGTGAAATCTATTAAGCAAGTCAAATCGAATGATCCAGACGATTTTATACTTTTGTAAGTTAGCATTGgcataaaatcaagcttttcatttaaaattttgcccgGATTTGACGAAGCTGAAGGCCACAAGGGCGTGAATAAGTGTAAAATTCATCACGATCGCGTTGCAAAATCGcgaattttgacattttgacACCCACACATATGTATTGTTCCAAATTTAGCACCTTTATTCCTGCTACTCTCTTTTGTCCGCGCGCGATGAATGACGCGGAGTCAAGGTTGGCGCTACCGGGCTTTCCACGCATCGTTCGGCGGCGTCGGCGAAATGCATAATAAGTATTCAGCACGACACGCGCGCATTAGGCATCCTCGTGTAGCACTCTCTATCACAATCAGCGCGGCAGAATGCGCATTACAATAATGGCATGCAGACGCACAACTCACAAGCCGATTTAGTAAGCCGAGCAACGCGCATCAGTCTGGCTTTCAGTCAGAAACAATGAGGGCTATCCTCAaattaaacgcgcgcgcgcgcgcccacCGGGTcaatgagagaaagagagacccggctgccgctgccgcgcaaTTGTGTGTGTTGCACACACCACGAATAATTGGGCTTCGAAGCGcaacagtaaaatataatgCGCATTGATGTGTTGATGAGTGGGTggtaaattaaagcaaataatccaattttttttaaagtcctTATTTTCCCCATGAAAGTCGAATAActaaaattgaactaaaatttgaaaacgaacgtattaaaaaatttttattttgatgtagCCATCTAGTAGAGGGTAAATAATTAGATAagataaagtaaaaatatggaatGGTGTTttctcctgatttttttttaaattggagcTTTTCAGGTGttctaaaaatgtttgcacgcccaaatctcagcttctaatcatcggatttttaaaaactaaagaTTTTTAGATTCGCCTTGACCTCCCCTAAATAGCAAAAGTAGTAGTTTAAGGGTGCCAACCCTTCAACCCCTTTTTTGTGCcctaaaaaacgtaaaattttacaattttttttgttatttacacTTCAAGCGCacacgaatttaatttttatcacccTAAAACGACTGGGGAGTGAATCTGATTCGAGCGATATTCATTTTTGGTAAATGCAACTCTTAGAATCCGAGATTTTGATGtcacaatatttttgattgagcCGTTTTTCGCCTAATCTTCACTTGTAAGCATCAGAttcacaaaaactgcacaccgtttgactctTCATGATCTCCCCTACATATCCGAGGCATTCTTAGGGTGTTCAACCCCTTTCAatcccatttaaaattaaaaagatataaaatttgaaactaattcCGTTGAATTTACAGTTTTTCCTTAATGATTACTGCGTGAAAGAGATAAATTGGCAAGTTCCTACATCATTAAAGTGTaaaattctccatttttcccaagaaaacaattttgcaattaatcaaGCTATAAGCAGCCGCAGGCGCTggcgaatttgcattttgcggcccaatatgaattattattgtaaaatcacaGTCATTTTAGAGGTCAATCCATCATTCGCACGAGTGTTGCGCAAGGTGGCATTCGCGAATCGTCTGTGATCCGGCAAGAATTTATGGCAGATCTGCCCTTTTTCATAATTCATGGGCTAATTAGCATAGAAGGGGCACAATGCGTGCCGCCGAATACATTTTGACAGCCGCATGCAAGCACGAgataataaaagcagcagccgcggcgGAGAGAGAACGAGATCTACACGTACAACACACACATTGTGGCgggctttattaaaaaataaggatcGCGCAGCAtcacgcgcgcgccgcggcCCCTCTCGTTTTCCCGCCGCGGTGACGCAACGCTAATAATAGGCAGATTTGCAGATTGCACGAcacatcaaatttattatcgcGATCGcctaataaatattcctcatCGAATTCATATCCGTATATAGACTACGAGACTTATTCGGCGAATTCGGCACGCTAATGCAACCTGCCGCGACTCGCTGCGTTCGATTTTGAATACATCGCGTAGACAGCTGATGGATGCACTTTGTTTTGTCGTCGCCTCCTTTCCACTCTGCTGCGAGACAATGAAGCAGCGTGCACTTATGCAACCGCATGCCTTGAATCGTTAATTAGATACTTATCATAATTATGGTGGGGGTGGAGCCCTCAACTAACTTTTGGCACACTTTTTAGTGCTGTATTGACAGGTTTTCGACTGATTCTGCATTCGAATGAGATGGCATTGAACTATCCTGGCTAAAAATTCGGTTTCACGGCATGTGCTACACATAACGACTGagaaatttgtgagaaaatcggcttaaATGTTGGCATGTTAAATcaagcactgtctccctactgtaaaatcacgattattacacaatttagggaattatTCCTAAAAGtttgcacaccattggatCGATCACGACGGgaagggatcgaaatcaattaGAATTTTCGATCAATTTGGcaaaagctaaattttaacAACTGTTTATcagtcctgatttcattattgcacattgtacaGAGATAGTCTGTcactatttttcacaaaacaataaacttatgctatagtcaacaatgcaaaatgttcttaaagaggaatgatactgcaaaagccttcaaaatgcttgttgccaatgcataaactcgtcccttaggattcagttaaagcctaaatagacctaagaagcactgtcatttttttgagaaaattggctggaaatttattgtgcttttcaaatggtaatggctgtctccttacttgaaatccgatttaatttcaaaaccaagagtttccccaataagtggcaaacaccgttggacagatctcgacgagaagaATCGGAATGtgccgagaaaatatgttcaagcactgtaaattttggagaaaatcggaaaaaatttgaatttttaccgtaggcaggtccttttttactattgcaaattgttgaacaaattgtttatggcatccaacaattcaaataattttaaattgttgccctcattccactttaaaaggcCGTAAACCTCtgtctttatttcttttttaaagttagAATGACAAACTACGGCAGAGAGCCAGACAAGTAACAGGAGAATTGAGCAATGCAATGGACAAATTGATGTAAAAATTGCGAAGCTCggtgtattttaaattcaagctgTTGGAACAAGTACAATATTTCCATGCGAAAGTAGGCATTGTGCTCGAggcttttcaattatttttttcttcaggtGACATAACGCTCAATATCTCACACGTATCTGAACGAGCATTGGCAGTCTGCGTGCACTTCTCAAATTGAGTTATCAATCGCGCGTTTCGTAATATTAAAGACAAACGCAGGATCTCGTCTGCTGATTGTTGGCGTTGGTGTTACTCACAATGCAGCTCGCTAGCCGTCTAAAATGGTCACGGCTGCTCACGTCGGCCGCTTAGGTGCTGGCGCGTTGGCCAACTCGCAGACAATACTGGTGACATGTTTCGGGCCAATGTCAAGGGGTGCACCTCCTCGTATAAAAAGCAGCCGCCAGACCCCCAGGCCATCAGTCAATCAATCAGCTTTGATACGACAACAACAACTCAATCAATATGAAGGTAGGTGTTCATCCATTCAATTGAAATCTAAAAAGTttaatgcattattttgtttctccATGCAGGCCTGTCTGATCGTGTTGGCCGCCGTCGTGGCCGTCGTGCTCGCCGAAGCCCCGGCCCCGGCCCCGTACCCGCCCGCTGGCTACCGTCCTGCGAAGGCCTTCCTGCTGCCCCTCAAGTTCAGGCAGCGTTACGAGGCCTACGGACCCCCGAACCCATCCCCTTCCTACGGTCCTCCCCCTCAGCCCACCGAAGCCCCTGCTGAGCCGGAAGAGGAGCCCACCGAAGCCGCCCCCGAGGAAGAGCCCGCCGAAGAGCCCGAAGCCCCCGAAGAAGCTGCCCCTGAAGAGGAAACGACTGATGCACCGACTGAGGTATATTATACAGATTTGTTTATTGCGTAATTAAAACTAGCTAATTAGCTATTCGTGCGCCCGCGGCGGACGAAACGGTGGGGGCGATGAGTAACAACTTTCACTCTTTACTTTTTATCAAGACGAGTTAATTGCTCCTAATTCAAACGCGACGGTCATGTTTCTTGTATGAAAATAATCTATAAATTAGTCGGTGTTTATTTGTAGCCTGTTTGACTAAGCGCGCCTCGTTTCGCAACGCGCTCCAAAAAGAGCAGCAACGACGGCTACCGCGAAAGTGATGGTCCAGTTATCGCGTATAAGAAAGGCAGTTGCACAGCGAGGAATGCCAGACGCCCGCATGCGTACGTTTTACGATAAACGATTTGGCAACAGATGATTGCCAGTGGCGGTTgctgttgttttttctttataaattaaattatttatttttataaaaatataattttctaagtaaattttctttaaattccttGAATTTTCACTGGCGACGTTTAAAATCACTTAGTATCTTACTGAGAATTAAGTATTTAACGGTATTTAGTAAATAATTGTctatattttgtcatttttctgcTGACGCACTCGTACTTGTTGCTTTCGGCGGCCGCTCCGCCCCTTTCCGCGATCTCAGGAGCACGGCGAACCTTGGCCTTAGATAATCGAGCGTGCGTTgccaaaaaagttaaattgtcAGTAAATCAAAGGCGCAGAGAGTGCCAAGGATGCGCGCCGCCTGCATTGCTAAACATGACACGCTGGGCAAACATACTTGAACTTAATCATATGCACTCGCACGATCGACTTCGGCGTGTCTCCCTTGATTTCACTCATCCTATTCAAATCAGTCCCTTCTCCAGGGCTCGGGGGCTCATTAACGGCGAGACGGACGGGCGAGGCGACGCCCCTCGGCCGGCCGCAACGGGCACGATCGGCCCGTCAAAGTGCGTAGATGCGCGAATAATTAGCTCATTTTCCTCGGCCGCGGTATTGTTTGGAAAGCGAATCGTGCGCGTGTAACCTCTCTTTTAAACGCACAGCTCGATGGGCTAATCACTAGGAATTCTTGTTTCTGCAAAAAGTAGATCTCGTTTGTGTTTaccggcgggcgggcgggctggCGGGCGGGACGCGCCTTTTCTGCTTTTCGTCATCGCAACGCGGAATCGCCTATTGTTGCCGAACTATGAACTCGCTCGCGGGCAACTCGCATTTAAATCAGACTAATGAAAcgctttttatgaaattcctaTTTGCATTTCGATCGCAACAACGAgcaggaattttatttgaaaattatttgccaaCTCAAATCATAggtcttcaatttttataaggaAAAGGGCTTGTGgctcatttatattttcggTTGTGTTCAGAGATGATTGCAGTCCTACGTTtttaaagacaatttttttcctttttaagtggaatgatacagggcaacaattgaaaattattttgaattgttggatgccataaacaattgatcgataaacaatttgcaataagaaaagaggaccttcctacagtaaaaattcaaattttgccgattttctctaaaatttacagtgcttgaacaaattttcttggcatattccgattcctctcgttgagatctgtccaacggtgtttgccacttattggggaaactcttgcttctgaaattaaatcggatttcaagtaagttgacagccattaccatttgaaaagcacggtagctttccagccaattttctcaaaatattacaatgcttcttaggtcaatttaggctttaattgaatcctaagggacgagttaaTGCATTGGCagcaagcattttccaggctttttcagtatcattcctctttaaacacATTAATCTTTTCTagatgttaaatttattcttaactttcgattaatttctaatttaatttttgcaggagGAAGAACAGAGCACCGAGCCCCCTACTGAGGAAGGCCGTGCCTCCGAGGACAACGAGGTGGCCCAGCCGACCGGCCTGTACTACGTTCTGCTGCCCGACGGCCGCCTCCAGCGCGTCATCTACTCGACCGGCGCCCCTGAACTCGGCTACACCGCCCAGCTGCGCATCGCCAACGTTGACCCCATTCCTCCTGCCCCCGTCTACGCCTACGGAGGCCCCCTGACCAGGATCCTGAGGAGCGCCAACTAAATTTGTGCCGTTCACACGTCCCAAGTgcacaattttgtaaattgccGCTGGTTATAATTACTGTGATCTCTTATTCTTCCCTTGTCCTTTCCCTTCCGCTTTCCTGTCCATGAACGCCTGTTTGTTGTTTCCTCGCGCACACCGCTTTTACGTTTagagatatttttgtttatttatgtgTAATATttactgaataaataaatgaaatgcaGATGAAACTCAAGTCACGCGTTTACCTTTCTTAATTGGCCACCAGACACGTGAAGGAAGAgcgaatcaaaattttttcccTCAATTAGTGGCTGGCCGGGATCACGGATCACGTCCACCGAAATCGTGAGCATCACCTGCCATATAGCACAGCAGGATTTCTCGCGCCTCGCGACTAATTGGCCGCAAATCTGGAGATCTGAACGCGCGACCTTCCCGCGCTTTCAAAGTGTTTTGGTGACAACCGTGCAGAATTCCGCACATTTGATTGATCAAACAGTAGATAAAAGCgtttgtgtttaaattaaagggCCTTGTTGCGGCGTCAACGGTCTCACACTATTTTCGCCGATTTACGTCATGCATGCTGGTGCACGCGGATGtgcattttttagttaaagCCTGACTTGTTAGCCAGAAAAATATACTGACCTCTGCACCTCCTGACAATTCTGTAACGAAATTTTTCCTATTATATGTTGAAATTATGTGTACGTGGAGGCCAGCTCATTTGTTGGTTTATagtttcaaataatagttCTTCTGTGGAGCAGGGATTCAGTGGTGCAAAAAGCGAAGAAAAAAACAtgtcatcattttttaatatgttattcgttattttccattaaatggggcaaattttggcatttataatcttggaaaaaagaatttcCTTCGATAAGTGGTAAATTTTTTGACCTCCAAGTTCGTCAATGATCACAAATTGTTCAGTatgtcataaaataaattttagacaccagaaattaaaacttttccttGTGTCGACCGTTTAAAATACTTGATTTTTCCCAATAATTCGCAAACTTTGACCCTCTTGTGAAATAGGCATTTCGTAGAATTTCAACGTAATATTTTAGAGCTCGACAATGCGGGAAACTAGGGCAACGCCTccacaaaatttcattaagatCTGAAGATCCATGCCTTTATTTGGATCCTGCCATTCATGCAACATATTTTGCGGAAACATTATGCGTACATTTACCAGATTTTATTACTTAGTagaagtaaataattaaaaaaaaatacaacgaTGTTTTCGAGTTGGAACCTGAAAGCCAACGACATTATTTACCGTTTAAGACAAACCATACTAATAACATGACTTCTGTGCCCTCTTACTCTCATCAAAGCTAAATTTGTGTGAAAATCAAAAGGTAAGAAATTCCCTATTTGTCACGTTATGACAATCATTGAGTTGTTTAAAggcagcattttattttaaattaaagctaaTTTTACAGGAGCTGTGGTAAGGTTAAGGATCTCCATTTACttcagaacaaaaaaaatgtccAGTATCTAATTCCGTTGTTACATCATCGGCGGGAAACAGGGAAAGTGGTTATGAAATGTGCAATTGTTCGATAATCCTCGGTACATCACCAGGgcacgagagaaaaaaatacagcaatCGTCACCTTTCTAGGAAAGAAACAATTTGCCCGTCTCCATTTCCTCGAAGTGCAGGGCAAGAAGACCTCGTGTTCGCAGCATTTATCAAGAGTAAATTATATCCAGGTCGGCGTTTGCGAATATGAAATAATAGTCGGCGATTCCCGGGGCAATAACGACAGAATAATGACGGGGCAATAAagcacgcggcggcggccgcgcgcTTCTTTGATTGATGCCCAGCGTGCCCCATCCCTGACGGCCGGCGGAAAAAGACCACGCGGTTGCAATCGGCACGACCCGGTCGGAGCCGCGCGTCACTCGAGCCAAGGGAAAAATGGCTCATTCGCCGAagttatataataataacgaACGCGCGCGCATAAATTATCAGCGAGCGCGTTTATTATGCGCGCAAAAGTATGGTATTTTATAACACTTTCTTTCTCAAGACACGCGCATGCAGCGCATCAAAGGTCAGGCATGGCATCTCCATGTGAACCGGGGCACTCTCGGCGGCATTCGTTTTTTTTCCACGTTTCAAAACATTCTGTGCAGCACGCGGACTGACGGATGGATGGATGGGTGCTCAAGGGCCCTGCCTGCCGCACTCATTAGCCCCAGCGGCCGGCGGGCCCCCACCCACCCACACACCGCCCAAACCGCCGACGCGCGACTCCTCCTTGTTCCCTGCGCGTTTCACGCAAAAACGCCACCTTCGCACAGCGAAAGTTGTTTTGGGTATAAAAAGGCTGTGTCCGGCAGGGTGAGGCATATCCAGTGTGAACGTCTTCAGAGCAAAAGCCAAGCTCGGTCTGGATTATTTCACCATGAGAGTGagtttttgaatttcagtATTTCTATTTAGTtcgttttcaattaattactGAGTTTATTCttctcttaaatattttatttaaattaatttttcaagttaacACCAGTGAGAAATGTTCACTACTTACTAGGCCGTTGGCCGCTTTTgagagtgaaatattttttagaattttttagagAACCTTAAGGAAAAAAgcttgttttacttttttattttatttggcttGTTTTTATTAGAGTAATTCCAATCTCAAATTGGCCCTGGATGGGCCAGGTACCCTGTACcatattattcaatatttaattctaattgaTACTGAAATGGTGGGcagttaaaatcaaatcttgtattatttcaatttttatatttaagtcattatttatttaaactttaaacttTTATGCATTGActaagtaaaatattaaaaaacatttttattacctCATCTTCCTTAcctctattttttatatttgtaaacattttaatgaaattttttggatttgttGTCAAGCAGTTGGCGTTCGTTTGTATCGCGGCGATGGTCGGAGTGGCCCTTGCCAAACCGCAGGGCTACGACTTCCCGAGCCGCAACTCCGGCAACGGCTACGACAACAACGACCGCCAGGGGTTCGGTGgtagtggcggcggcggcgggggagGCTACCCTGACAGGCAAGTCGTGAGCCAGCGGCCCCAGCAATACACGCTGGGCACGGAGCTCGATTTAGATGATGAGCTGTACAGTAGTACCGGTGGAGGCTATTCCGTGTTCAATCGCACCGACTTTTACCCCCGCACCGCTGCTGTAAATAGAGTGCAAACCTTTTTCCCATCCTCCTCGCCACCCTCGGTGGTCTCGACTGCCGCCCCTCTTAACCGTTTCGTCACCAGCAGCACGGACAGGAACAACTACCGCCAGGGGAACAACGGCTACCCTTCAACCCGGCCGTCGCGGCCTCGCTTCCAGCAGTCCAGCACCACCACCAGAAACCCGTTTAGCGCGTCCCCTTCTGGCTACGGAGGTCAGCTCGGAGGAACCGGCTTCGGCGATCGATTCCCTAGCCGTGGTCAGCAGTTCGCCAATAATAATGGCGGTTTCTCCTCCACCACCAACCGACCCGTGGACCAGCAGCAGCCGTTTGCGGGCAACTTCGATCGCGTCACCAACACCGGTTTTGGCGGCTCCGGCCCTTCTGGTTTTGGGGCCAACAACCCCGCTATCGGCACCACCGCCAGGCCCATCTTCCCGGACAGCATCAACAGCCAGCTGCCCGACTCACCCTCTGTAAATACTAACTTTGCAGGCAACACCGGATTTGTAAATAGCGCTGTAAATACTGGCCGCCCTGTTTCCAACAACGTTCCTTTCGGAAATAACAATGGTCCTTCGTCCTTCAGCCGGCCGAACAACAACAATGGCTTTGGAAACGGCGTTACCAGGCCCTTCACAGGCAACTCCAACAACAATAGGCCCttcaacagcaacaacaacaacaacgacCGCTTtggaaacaacaacaacaacaacaacaggcCCTTTGGAGGaggcagcaacaacaacaggcCCTTTGGAGGAAGCAACAACAACGGTGGCTTTggaaacaacaacaacggcTTTGGTGGAGGAAATGGCGGCAACACCGGATTTGGTAACGGCGGCAACAATGGATTTGGCGGCGGCAACAACGGCTTtggcagcaacagcaacaacatCAACAGCAGCCCTACTGATGACCTTTCGGTAATGCACCCTTATcccatcaaatttaaatctataaacatttttttaggaGCCAGCCAACTACGAGTTCTCGTACGAAGTGAACGACCCTCCGAGCGGCCAGAACTTCGGCCACACCGAGCGGCGCCAGAATGACGACACCGTCGGCTCCTACTTTGTGCTGCTTCCCGACGGTCGTCTCCAGAGAGTCGAGTACACCGCTGGGGTCGGCGGTTACAGAGCCAGAGTAAGTTGAGACCTGCACCCGCAGCAATTTGCCTCTTTGCGGCATTGAaaggacatttttttatatcttcgCATGCGtgtgaatttaagaaaaatggtCGATAATTGCGTGCGTCAATTAGTGTCGCTGGAGTTTCCCACATTAAATCCTGTAACTCATTGTCACTCGTGCGTCTAGATTGTGCTTAATTGGcactaaaaacaattttcgcgTGTTTCAGGTAACCTACGAGGACCAAGGAGGCCAGTTGAGGAAGTAGATATGCGATCCCACTATAGCTGCTTTTTGccaattataatatttttgtgtatttttactCGACCTTTTACAATTCCTTCCTAATTAGTGGGCCTAGCGAAAAACGCCTCTTCACGGGCACTGCCGATTAGTCGTTTGGCCCTCCAGAGACCTTTTGTAATTCAgtgttttatatattatgaGTTAGTAGTGCTTGTATCTGCAAATATGCCTCAATAAACATATTTACATCAAAAGTACTGTGCCATTTATACAAATGCTTCTTATTTTTACCACATATTttgattcttaaaaaaataaatattttgagacttTTTCGGTCCACATGCAGCGTTGAGCAAAAGGCGCGCGGTTGCTACGGGCATCTAGCTTTCACCGCGCCAACTACACGCTTCGCCAATCCTCTCCGCCGCAGCGCCGgtgtatgcaacccgcagAGTAAATTCCCACGATGCTCAGATCGTTAGATAATACGGGCCAATTATGTGCATGAATATTACCTTACGCAAAACTATTCGGAGCAACGCCTATATTTGTGTCTGCTGCTCCATGACTTCGTGAGCACGATTCAAGCCGGGATAAAATATTCTATGAAATAGTTCAGTTGTTAggaaatttgtataatttttacgACGACTTGAAATTAACCAACcgcaatgcaaattttagcttttgtGCTAAAACCAAGTAGTATAGATTGCATAAATTTGCATATGAAAGCGGCTCCGACCATGTAACCCTATTGGTCAGGCtctaatcaataaataatgtttgaaACTCGCATTGAACACATTAAAAGGCACGGCTGACAAGCCAGCAATGAAACAATATTTGTGCTGGCGGCAATCAATCAGCCAAGCAACAATGAAGCTCAGCGAGTCAGCGTGCTGGCTGGTCTGCTTTTTATTCCGAATATTGACGTGCCCGCAGTTAAATAATTCACAATTGTGTTGCAAGAGTGCCATTAATGCAGCGTAACTAGATCAGTTTCAAAATAACTAACTGAAAAATAAGCAATTCACCATCTCCCTGCGTGGGCGGCGTCCAAATGCGGCGCTTGACTGATGTGAGAGAGTGATGGACCAAATTTAGCAACGACGACACCCCCGTGACATCACTACCATATACACGCCACCGTCTTACGTCACTCTTCTGACGCGGAGGACAACCCACGACCTGGAGCAGCAGGTTTCCTAGCAACTGCGCTGATAATCAGTTTCCTCTCTGCCGGCCGAGAATGCCGAGTTGCACACAAAAGTTTGCCACGCAAAACAGCGCCCGCCGCCCGCTCGCTGCCCCGGAACAAGTCCCACCGTAATGAACAATGAAGTGATTTTGATCACGTCCTTTTCACTTAGCTAAGTCGTCGCACTCTAAAAGCTCTTTTTTTTGCCATGACTTTAACCATTTTCTTAAAGCGTATAAAGCTTTAcagataaattgaaaaatacctTTACTTTGAAACATAATATAACTTCAACTTaggaaaaagcagaaaatttcccATGTCGGCGTTTAAAGTTGTGataaaatcggctcaaaagtttgcattaaCTCCCttctgtaaaatcacgatttatttcacaattaagggattttttccctcaaaattcgcacgcTGTTTggtagatcgcgacgagaaggatcgaaatcaagcgaaaaaattattaatttttatagaaatttggCTCAGTCTCAAATTAAACTGTTCCTCCGTCCTGATTTTAGAGATTAActgttgataaattttacaaacaataaactcattCCCATAGTTACctggtttcaattttaatgaaattcttaaaatctGCTAATTATTACAAGCTCATTAAAATAACCAAACATTTTAAGTCCATTTTTCATGcactgaataataatttttattttaaaagtagagCTGCAGCTTGAAAATCAGAGTTATAAgtgggaatttattttattcacagtTGCCTCTATTTTACTCACATTTTACccgtttcaatttcaatgaaattgaTACAATTTGCTTGTTAGTATATGCACTTCATAATAAACATTCATTTAAAGTGTGATCTGCGTGCACtgaattgataatattttttttctatttttaccgCAGCTTGAAAATCAGAGTTCTTCAgtggaaatacatttttccaacagttacctggttttaatttaaataaaattcatatgaTCTGCTAATAAGTACAGGCTCTTTAATATAAGCAGacattttaaatcgatttttcatgtattgcacataaatttttattttaaagaggaatgatagagcaaaatcctggaaaatgcttgttgccaatgcataaactcgtcccttaggattca encodes:
- the LOC135943920 gene encoding fibrous sheath CABYR-binding protein-like encodes the protein MKACLIVLAAVVAVVLAEAPAPAPYPPAGYRPAKAFLLPLKFRQRYEAYGPPNPSPSYGPPPQPTEAPAEPEEEPTEAAPEEEPAEEPEAPEEAAPEEETTDAPTEEEEQSTEPPTEEGRASEDNEVAQPTGLYYVLLPDGRLQRVIYSTGAPELGYTAQLRIANVDPIPPAPVYAYGGPLTRILRSAN
- the LOC135944023 gene encoding putative uncharacterized protein DDB_G0279653 isoform X1; amino-acid sequence: MRLAFVCIAAMVGVALAKPQGYDFPSRNSGNGYDNNDRQGFGGSGGGGGGGYPDRQVVSQRPQQYTLGTELDLDDELYSSTGGGYSVFNRTDFYPRTAAVNRVQTFFPSSSPPSVVSTAAPLNRFVTSSTDRNNYRQGNNGYPSTRPSRPRFQQSSTTTRNPFSASPSGYGGQLGGTGFGDRFPSRGQQFANNNGGFSSTTNRPVDQQQPFAGNFDRVTNTGFGGSGPSGFGANNPAIGTTARPIFPDSINSQLPDSPSVNTNFAGNTGFVNSAVNTGRPVSNNVPFGNNNGPSSFSRPNNNNGFGNGVTRPFTGNSNNNRPFNSNNNNNDRFGNNNNNNNRPFGGGSNNNRPFGGSNNNGGFGNNNNGFGGGNGGNTGFGNGGNNGFGGGNNGFGSNSNNINSSPTDDLSEPANYEFSYEVNDPPSGQNFGHTERRQNDDTVGSYFVLLPDGRLQRVEYTAGVGGYRARVTYEDQGGQLRK
- the LOC135944023 gene encoding pro-resilin-like isoform X2 gives rise to the protein MRLAFVCIAAMVGVALAKPQGYDFPSRNSGNGYDNNDRQGFGGSGGGGGGGYPDSTDRNNYRQGNNGYPSTRPSRPRFQQSSTTTRNPFSASPSGYGGQLGGTGFGDRFPSRGQQFANNNGGFSSTTNRPVDQQQPFAGNFDRVTNTGFGGSGPSGFGANNPAIGTTARPIFPDSINSQLPDSPSVNTNFAGNTGFVNSAVNTGRPVSNNVPFGNNNGPSSFSRPNNNNGFGNGVTRPFTGNSNNNRPFNSNNNNNDRFGNNNNNNNRPFGGGSNNNRPFGGSNNNGGFGNNNNGFGGGNGGNTGFGNGGNNGFGGGNNGFGSNSNNINSSPTDDLSEPANYEFSYEVNDPPSGQNFGHTERRQNDDTVGSYFVLLPDGRLQRVEYTAGVGGYRARVTYEDQGGQLRK